In Streptomyces sp. NBC_01381, a genomic segment contains:
- a CDS encoding glycerophosphodiester phosphodiesterase, whose product MTQHVPHPYLDHPGPLAFAHRGGAADGLENTTAAFRRAVGLGYRYIETDVHATSDGRLVAFHDATLDRVTDGVGRIADLPWEDVRHARVAGSEPVPLFEELLESFPDVRWNVDVKAEPALLPLLDLLRRTDAWDRVCVGSFSEARVARAQRLAGPRLATSYGTRGVAALRLRSYGVPAAVRRSAVCAQVPETHGGIRVVDRRFVRAAHARGLQVHVWTVNDADRMTALLDLGVDGIISDHIETLREVLKDRGTWA is encoded by the coding sequence GTGACCCAGCACGTACCCCATCCCTATCTCGACCATCCGGGCCCGCTCGCCTTCGCCCACCGCGGCGGGGCGGCCGACGGCCTGGAGAACACCACGGCCGCGTTCCGGCGCGCCGTCGGCCTGGGCTACCGCTACATCGAGACGGACGTGCACGCCACGTCGGACGGCAGGCTCGTCGCCTTCCACGACGCGACGCTGGACCGGGTGACGGACGGGGTCGGCCGGATCGCCGACCTTCCCTGGGAGGACGTGCGCCACGCGCGCGTGGCGGGCAGTGAGCCGGTGCCCCTCTTCGAAGAGCTCCTGGAGTCGTTCCCGGACGTCCGCTGGAACGTGGACGTCAAGGCCGAGCCCGCCCTGCTCCCGCTGCTGGATCTGCTGCGCCGTACGGATGCCTGGGACCGTGTGTGCGTGGGCTCGTTCTCGGAGGCCCGGGTGGCCAGGGCGCAGCGCCTTGCGGGGCCGCGCCTGGCCACCTCGTACGGGACGCGGGGTGTGGCGGCGCTCCGGCTGCGTTCCTACGGCGTACCGGCCGCGGTGCGCCGTTCCGCAGTGTGCGCGCAGGTGCCCGAGACGCACGGCGGGATCCGGGTGGTCGACCGCCGCTTCGTGCGCGCGGCCCACGCGCGCGGGCTGCAGGTCCATGTCTGGACGGTCAATGACGCGGACCGTATGACGGCCCTTCTCGACCTCGGAGTGGATGGCATCATTTCCGATCACATCGAGACGCTGCGCGAGGTGCTGAAGGACCGGGGCACCTGGGCCTGA
- a CDS encoding amidohydrolase — MMESTAPQNPPQGHRTVLLRGGDVHSPADPFATAMVVERGHVAWVGSEGAADAFADGVDEIVDLEGALVTPAFTDAHVHTTATGLALTGLDLTGARSLDEALTLVREHTAARPHDRVLLGHGWDAARWPGGRPPTRVELDEATGGRPLYLSRIDVHSAVVTTALLDLVPGVTGRTGFQVDAPLTADAHHAVRAAALGALTPQQRTDAQRAALRRAASLGIGSVHECAGPDISGEDDLTGLLRLAAGEAGPRVVGYWAEQGAEGIARAKELGAVGAAGDLFVDGALGSHTACLHEPYADAGHTGTAYLDAAAVAAHVIACTEAGVQAGFHAIGDAAMTAVVEGIRAASEKVGLPRVCAARHRVEHAEMLTPETIAAFAELGLTASVQPAFDALWGGDDGMYVQRLGAERARTLNPYAALLRTGVPLAFGSDSPVTPLDPWGTVRAAAFHRTLEHRVSVRAAFTAHTRGGWRAIGRDDAGVLVPGAPADYAVWRTDDLVVQAPDDRVARWSTDPRSGTPGLPDLTPGAELPVCLRTVVFGQPVFVRPDE; from the coding sequence ATGATGGAGAGCACCGCCCCCCAGAACCCCCCTCAGGGTCACCGCACCGTGCTGCTGCGCGGCGGAGACGTCCACAGCCCCGCCGACCCGTTCGCCACGGCGATGGTCGTCGAACGCGGGCACGTCGCCTGGGTGGGATCCGAAGGGGCGGCCGACGCGTTCGCCGACGGTGTGGACGAGATCGTCGACCTGGAGGGAGCTCTCGTCACCCCGGCGTTCACCGATGCGCATGTGCACACGACCGCCACCGGCCTCGCCCTGACGGGACTCGACCTGACGGGTGCGCGCTCCCTCGACGAGGCGCTCACCCTCGTCCGCGAACACACCGCCGCACGCCCGCACGACCGCGTCCTGCTCGGCCACGGCTGGGACGCCGCCCGCTGGCCCGGCGGCCGCCCGCCCACCCGCGTGGAGCTCGACGAGGCGACCGGCGGCCGCCCTCTCTACCTCTCCCGCATCGACGTCCACTCGGCGGTCGTCACCACCGCGCTCCTCGACCTCGTCCCCGGCGTCACCGGGCGAACCGGCTTCCAGGTGGACGCCCCGCTGACCGCCGACGCCCACCACGCGGTGCGCGCCGCCGCCCTCGGCGCGCTCACCCCGCAGCAGCGCACCGATGCCCAGCGCGCGGCCCTGCGGCGCGCTGCCTCGCTCGGCATCGGCTCCGTGCACGAGTGCGCGGGACCCGACATCTCCGGCGAGGACGACCTGACCGGACTGCTCCGCCTGGCCGCGGGCGAGGCCGGACCGCGCGTCGTCGGCTACTGGGCCGAGCAGGGCGCGGAAGGCATCGCCCGTGCAAAGGAACTGGGTGCGGTCGGCGCCGCGGGCGACCTCTTCGTCGACGGCGCCCTCGGCTCGCACACCGCCTGCCTGCACGAGCCGTACGCCGACGCCGGCCACACCGGCACCGCCTACCTGGACGCCGCCGCCGTCGCCGCGCACGTCATCGCCTGCACCGAGGCCGGCGTCCAGGCCGGTTTCCACGCCATCGGCGACGCCGCAATGACCGCCGTCGTCGAGGGCATCCGCGCCGCATCCGAGAAGGTCGGCCTGCCCCGCGTCTGCGCCGCCAGGCACCGCGTCGAACACGCCGAGATGCTCACCCCCGAGACGATCGCCGCCTTCGCCGAGCTGGGCCTCACCGCGTCCGTGCAGCCCGCCTTCGACGCCCTGTGGGGCGGGGACGACGGCATGTACGTCCAGCGCCTCGGCGCCGAGCGGGCCCGCACCCTCAACCCGTACGCCGCCCTGCTGCGCACCGGCGTCCCGCTCGCCTTCGGCTCCGACAGCCCCGTCACCCCGCTCGACCCCTGGGGCACCGTCCGCGCCGCCGCCTTCCACCGGACCCTCGAACACCGCGTCTCCGTACGTGCCGCGTTCACCGCCCACACGCGGGGCGGCTGGCGGGCCATCGGCCGGGACGACGCGGGCGTCCTGGTGCCGGGCGCACCCGCGGACTACGCCGTGTGGCGCACCGACGACCTGGTCGTCCAGGCGCCCGACGACCGCGTCGCCCGCTGGTCCACCGACCCGCGCTCCGGAACGCCGGGACTGCCCGATCTGACGCCGGGGGCCGAGCTGCCCGTCTGCCTGCGCACGGTCGTGTTCGGGCAGCCGGTCTTCGTGCGGCCGGACGAGTGA
- a CDS encoding polyprenol monophosphomannose synthase, with the protein MNDGGGVSETGDQGRQFGPLGMALVIIPTYNEAENIQSIVGRVRAAVPDVHILVADDNSPDGTGKIADELAVDDDQVHVLHRKGKEGLGAAYLAGFRWGLDHDYGVIVEMDADGSHQPEELPRLLTALKGADLVLGSRWVPGGRIVNWPKYREFISRGGSTYSRLMLDVPLRDITGGYRAFRRETLEGIGLDEVASQGYCFQVDLARRAIKAGYHVVEVPITFIEREHGDSKMSQDIVAEALWRVTAWGVGERVGRVTGRKPR; encoded by the coding sequence GTGAACGACGGCGGTGGGGTCTCCGAAACCGGTGACCAGGGGAGGCAGTTCGGCCCGCTCGGCATGGCCTTGGTGATCATTCCGACCTACAACGAGGCGGAGAACATCCAGTCCATCGTCGGCCGTGTCCGGGCCGCCGTGCCCGATGTGCACATCCTCGTCGCCGACGACAACAGCCCCGACGGCACCGGCAAGATCGCCGATGAGCTCGCGGTCGACGACGACCAGGTCCACGTACTGCACCGCAAGGGCAAGGAAGGCCTCGGCGCCGCCTACCTGGCGGGCTTCCGGTGGGGGCTCGACCACGACTACGGCGTGATCGTCGAGATGGATGCCGACGGCTCCCACCAGCCGGAGGAGCTGCCCCGGCTGCTCACCGCCCTCAAGGGCGCCGACCTGGTCCTCGGCTCGCGCTGGGTGCCCGGCGGACGCATCGTGAACTGGCCCAAGTACCGCGAGTTCATCTCCCGCGGCGGCAGCACCTACTCCCGGCTGATGCTCGACGTGCCGCTGCGCGACATCACCGGGGGCTATCGCGCGTTCCGCCGCGAGACCCTCGAAGGCATCGGCCTCGACGAGGTCGCGTCGCAGGGCTACTGCTTCCAGGTCGACCTGGCCCGCCGGGCCATCAAGGCCGGGTACCACGTCGTCGAGGTGCCGATCACGTTCATCGAGCGCGAACACGGCGACAGCAAGATGAGCCAGGACATCGTCGCCGAGGCGCTCTGGCGCGTCACGGCGTGGGGCGTGGGCGAGCGCGTAGGCCGCGTCACGGGCCGCAAGCCCCGCTGA
- the fxsA gene encoding FxsA family membrane protein, whose product MTTGVPPTRPARPRRSRVLRFLPLGIAAWLVLEIWLLTVVAGAAGGLTVFLLLVAGVVLGGVVIKRAGRRAFQELSETLQQQQSGLTPPTAERGGGNALTMLGGLLLILPGLISDALGLVLLVPPVQKAVSRFAERAIERKVREATPGGLGDAFQQARMHRPDGKVVQGEVIRDDEPPTRGPRPDDPQLPH is encoded by the coding sequence ATGACGACTGGCGTACCGCCCACCCGACCCGCCCGGCCCCGGCGCTCCCGCGTCCTGAGGTTCCTGCCGCTCGGCATCGCCGCGTGGCTGGTCCTGGAGATCTGGCTGCTGACCGTCGTGGCGGGCGCCGCCGGCGGGCTCACGGTCTTCCTGCTGCTCGTGGCCGGTGTGGTGCTCGGCGGCGTGGTCATCAAGCGCGCCGGACGCCGGGCCTTCCAGGAGCTCAGCGAGACCCTGCAACAGCAGCAGAGCGGCCTGACGCCCCCCACCGCCGAGCGGGGCGGCGGCAACGCCCTGACGATGCTGGGCGGGCTGCTGCTCATCCTGCCGGGGCTGATCTCCGACGCCCTGGGACTGGTTCTGCTGGTGCCGCCCGTCCAGAAGGCCGTGAGCCGTTTCGCGGAGCGGGCCATCGAGCGCAAGGTCCGCGAGGCCACCCCCGGCGGCCTCGGCGACGCCTTCCAGCAGGCGCGCATGCACCGCCCGGACGGCAAGGTCGTCCAGGGCGAGGTCATCAGGGACGACGAGCCGCCGACAAGGGGGCCGCGCCCGGACGACCCGCAGCTCCCGCACTGA
- a CDS encoding RNA polymerase-binding protein RbpA, producing the protein MSERALRGTRLVVTSYETDRGIDLAPRQAVEYACQNGHRFEMPFSVEAEIPPEWECKVCGAQALLVDGDGPEEKKGKPARTHWDMLMERRTREELEEVLEERLAVLRSGAMNIAVHPRDSRKSA; encoded by the coding sequence ATGAGTGAGCGAGCTCTTCGCGGCACGCGCCTCGTGGTGACCAGCTACGAGACCGACCGCGGCATCGACTTGGCTCCGCGCCAGGCCGTGGAGTACGCATGCCAGAACGGGCATCGATTTGAGATGCCCTTCTCGGTAGAGGCGGAAATCCCGCCGGAGTGGGAGTGCAAGGTCTGCGGGGCCCAGGCACTCCTTGTTGACGGCGATGGACCTGAGGAGAAGAAGGGGAAGCCTGCGCGTACGCACTGGGACATGCTCATGGAGCGCCGTACTCGAGAGGAACTCGAGGAGGTCCTGGAGGAGCGCCTCGCGGTGCTCCGGTCAGGAGCCATGAACATCGCGGTGCACCCGCGGGACAGCCGCAAGTCCGCCTGA
- a CDS encoding MFS transporter, giving the protein MGSDTVRAERTADEEAAGRRREQRGWYVYDWACSVYSTSVLTVFLGPYLTEIAKTVADADGYVHPLGVPVSAGSFFAYTVSASVLVSIFVMPLAGAAADRSGRKKPLLAAAAYLGAGATAGMFFLDGDRYLLGGFLLVVANASLAVSMVLYNSYLPQIATPEERDAVSSRGWAFGYASGALVLVANLVLFLAHDTFGVSEATAVRICLASAGVWWGAFTLVPLRRLRDRKAPPSETAGRGWRQLASTVRDMRRHPHTLAFLLAYLVYNDGVQTVISQASVYGSEELGLGQSTLIVAVLLVQLLAVAGALGMGRLARTYGAKRTILGSLVAWTVTIGAGYFLPSGAPVWFFVLAAGIGLVLGGTQALSRSLFSHLVPAGKEAEYFSAYEISDRGMAWLGPLVFGLTFQLTGSYRDAIISLVAFFVIGFVLLAQVPVRRAVRDAGNPVPDRI; this is encoded by the coding sequence GTGGGCAGCGACACCGTGCGGGCAGAGCGGACGGCCGACGAGGAGGCCGCAGGGCGGCGGCGCGAACAGCGCGGCTGGTACGTCTACGACTGGGCCTGTTCCGTCTACTCGACGAGCGTCCTGACAGTGTTCCTCGGCCCCTATCTGACGGAGATCGCCAAGACGGTCGCGGACGCGGACGGGTACGTCCATCCGCTGGGCGTCCCGGTCAGCGCCGGGTCGTTCTTCGCGTACACGGTCTCGGCGTCGGTGCTCGTCTCGATCTTCGTGATGCCGCTGGCGGGCGCCGCGGCCGACCGTTCGGGCCGCAAGAAGCCGCTCCTGGCGGCAGCGGCCTATCTGGGGGCCGGGGCGACGGCGGGGATGTTCTTCCTGGACGGCGACCGCTATCTGCTCGGCGGTTTCCTACTGGTCGTCGCGAATGCGTCGCTCGCGGTGTCGATGGTGCTCTACAACTCCTACCTGCCGCAGATCGCGACACCTGAGGAGCGCGACGCCGTCTCCTCGCGCGGCTGGGCGTTCGGCTACGCGTCGGGCGCGCTCGTCCTGGTGGCGAATCTGGTCCTGTTCCTGGCGCATGACACCTTCGGTGTCTCCGAGGCGACGGCCGTGCGCATCTGTCTGGCGTCGGCGGGTGTGTGGTGGGGCGCGTTCACGCTCGTACCGCTACGAAGGCTGCGCGACCGCAAGGCTCCGCCTTCGGAGACGGCGGGACGCGGCTGGCGGCAGCTGGCGTCGACCGTGCGCGACATGCGCCGCCACCCGCACACCCTCGCCTTCCTCCTGGCGTACCTCGTCTACAACGACGGCGTGCAGACGGTGATCTCCCAGGCGTCCGTGTACGGCTCGGAGGAGCTGGGCCTCGGCCAGTCGACGCTGATCGTGGCGGTCCTGCTGGTGCAGCTGCTCGCGGTGGCGGGCGCGCTCGGCATGGGGCGGCTCGCCCGTACGTACGGGGCCAAGCGCACGATCCTGGGCTCGCTGGTCGCGTGGACGGTGACGATCGGCGCCGGGTATTTCCTGCCCTCGGGGGCGCCGGTGTGGTTCTTCGTGCTCGCCGCGGGGATCGGTCTGGTGCTCGGCGGCACCCAGGCCCTCTCGCGGTCCCTGTTCTCGCATCTGGTTCCTGCGGGCAAGGAGGCCGAGTACTTCTCCGCGTACGAGATCAGCGATCGCGGCATGGCCTGGCTGGGGCCCCTGGTGTTCGGCCTGACGTTCCAGCTCACGGGGAGCTATCGGGACGCGATCATCTCGCTGGTGGCCTTCTTCGTGATCGGTTTCGTGCTGCTCGCGCAGGTGCCCGTACGGCGTGCGGTGCGCGACGCGGGAAATCCCGTACCCGACAGGATTTAG
- a CDS encoding YitT family protein: MIQLYVGLALYGASSALLVESGLGLEPWNVLHQGLAELTGMSIGVVSIFVGAAVLLLWIPLRQRPGLGTVSNVFVVGLAMDGTLALLPDAHALAARVPLLVAGIVLNGVATGLYISARFGPGPRDGLMTGLHQRTGRSIRLMRTLIEVAVVATGFALGGTVGVGTILYALAIGPLAQFFLRFFAVPAPSGSDVVAAGGQPEQAILQR, translated from the coding sequence CTGATCCAGTTGTACGTAGGCCTGGCGCTGTACGGGGCGAGCTCCGCGCTCCTCGTGGAGTCCGGGCTCGGCCTCGAGCCGTGGAACGTGCTGCACCAGGGTCTGGCCGAGCTGACCGGGATGTCCATCGGCGTCGTCTCGATCTTCGTGGGCGCGGCCGTGCTGCTGCTGTGGATCCCGCTGAGGCAGCGTCCCGGTCTGGGCACGGTGTCCAACGTCTTCGTCGTGGGCCTGGCGATGGACGGCACCCTCGCGCTGTTGCCGGACGCGCACGCGCTCGCCGCCCGTGTCCCGCTCCTGGTGGCGGGCATCGTCCTGAACGGTGTGGCGACCGGGCTCTACATCTCGGCCAGGTTCGGGCCGGGGCCGCGGGACGGTCTGATGACGGGCCTGCATCAGCGCACGGGCCGCTCGATCCGGCTGATGCGGACGCTGATCGAGGTGGCGGTGGTGGCGACCGGCTTCGCGCTGGGCGGCACGGTGGGTGTGGGGACGATCCTGTACGCGCTGGCGATCGGGCCGCTCGCCCAGTTCTTCCTGCGCTTCTTCGCCGTCCCTGCTCCATCCGGGAGTGACGTGGTGGCTGCCGGCGGTCAACCGGAGCAGGCGATACTGCAGCGGTGA